One part of the Saprospiraceae bacterium genome encodes these proteins:
- a CDS encoding RagB/SusD family nutrient uptake outer membrane protein, with amino-acid sequence MKKILYFSFLISMLSCQPEFLEESIRNQSPIDFANNGNPSEIVTAVYNNLYTWEQHSFAWIGISSITSDDADKGSVASDLGTDKHDLDNWTFTPSSISFNDIWIGNFRGIARANQALKYLPEFAALAPQIKSRYIAEVKFLRAYHYFNLVRMFGGVPKLEKVPISPEEIASANVRSTREEIYSLIEADLQEASAILPNSYTSADLGRPTKWSAKGLLAKVSMYQKKWLNVISNCDEIIRSQQFDLLDDYAKIWREVGEFSTESLWEINAKGDDPSKGIQQYNEVQSPRGGSNDRGWGFNVPSQNLIQSYELNDKRKAATILNVPQTTWDGSYTTEGTVGPFYNYKAFVSRTQETWNGNNSQTNKNLRILRYAEILLMKAEAENEMGNSMEALISLNLVRKRAGLQDTSAQLQNEIQQLIWNERRIELAFEHDRTFDLRRQGRAGVVLRAHGKNYIDGKHDLFPIPQIQIDLSNGKLIQNPLY; translated from the coding sequence ATGAAAAAAATTCTGTATTTTAGTTTCTTGATTTCAATGCTATCTTGCCAACCAGAATTTCTGGAAGAATCTATTCGAAATCAGAGTCCAATTGATTTTGCAAATAACGGCAATCCTTCAGAAATCGTAACTGCCGTATACAATAATCTCTATACCTGGGAACAGCATTCATTTGCCTGGATTGGTATTAGCAGTATTACTTCAGACGATGCAGATAAAGGGAGTGTAGCATCAGATCTTGGTACAGATAAGCATGATTTGGATAACTGGACATTTACACCAAGTTCTATTTCATTTAATGATATCTGGATTGGAAACTTTAGAGGTATTGCACGCGCCAATCAAGCCTTAAAATATTTACCAGAATTTGCTGCCCTTGCACCACAAATAAAATCAAGATATATTGCCGAAGTTAAGTTTCTAAGAGCCTATCATTATTTTAATTTGGTACGAATGTTTGGAGGCGTACCAAAATTAGAAAAAGTGCCTATTTCTCCTGAAGAAATTGCAAGCGCAAATGTGCGTTCTACCAGAGAAGAAATATATTCTTTAATTGAAGCAGATCTTCAAGAAGCTTCCGCCATCCTTCCAAATTCTTATACTAGTGCTGATTTGGGGAGACCCACGAAGTGGTCTGCCAAAGGGCTATTAGCAAAGGTTTCAATGTATCAAAAAAAATGGTTAAATGTGATCTCTAATTGTGACGAAATTATTCGTTCACAACAATTTGATTTATTGGATGATTATGCAAAAATCTGGAGGGAAGTTGGAGAATTTTCTACTGAGTCTTTATGGGAAATAAATGCAAAAGGGGATGACCCTTCAAAAGGAATACAACAATATAATGAAGTCCAAAGTCCACGAGGAGGATCTAATGATCGCGGTTGGGGATTTAATGTTCCAAGTCAAAATTTAATCCAATCTTATGAACTCAATGACAAACGAAAAGCGGCAACCATATTAAATGTTCCACAAACTACCTGGGATGGAAGTTATACAACCGAAGGCACTGTAGGGCCATTTTATAATTACAAAGCATTTGTAAGCAGAACACAGGAAACCTGGAATGGTAATAATTCTCAGACAAATAAAAACCTTCGAATACTTCGATATGCTGAAATTTTATTGATGAAAGCAGAAGCAGAAAATGAAATGGGGAATTCTATGGAAGCCTTGATTTCTTTAAATTTAGTTCGAAAACGTGCAGGCCTGCAAGACACTAGTGCACAGCTTCAAAATGAGATTCAACAACTTATTTGGAATGAACGGAGAATTGAATTAGCCTTTGAACATGATCGTACTTTTGATCTTAGAAGACAAGGGCGCGCTGGAGTCGTTTTGAGAGCTCATGGTAAAAATTATATTGATGGTAAACATGATTTATTTCCAATTCCACAAATACAAATTGATTTAAGCAATGGAAAATTAATTCAAAACCCTCTTTATTAA
- the bglX gene encoding beta-glucosidase BglX: MKIQFTIRNFLFLLFYFLVFKTECQVSQSKMDLFIEGLMKKMTLEEKIGQLNLPSIGFDITGPLLSKDVESKIQKGLVGGVFNTYTVNAVKKLQDFAITKTRLKIPLLFGFDVIHGHRTIFPIPLGLSCSWNLSLIEKTANAAALEASAEGLCWTFSPMVDISRDPRWGRVSEGAGEDPFLGSMVANAYVQGYQGSQLDSNSTIMACVKHFALYGAAESGRDYNTVDMSLVKMYNDYLPPYKAAIEAGVGTVMTAFNEINGIPASGNKWLLMDLLRNQWKFNGFVVTDYTAINEMVAHGYGNEKTVCTKALKAGVEMDMVGELYLKHLAQLVKEKKIKHSEINRACKLILEAKYKLGLFSDPYKFIRSEKEKTEIRTADKLALSLEAAIESMVLLKNKNQILPLKKDQKIAFIGPFVKDKRNLIGNWSGAGDFKLAVSVWEALEQNIGLQNIVYAKGCNVLEDEKLIKKLNEHDGQIILEKHSPEALILEAIETSKSADVIVAMLGETFGMSGEAASRSDIRLPENQINLLKALKKTGKPIVLLLMNGRPLCLEWEDEHMEGILETWFAGSQAGEAIYKVLYGEAIPSGKITMSFPRNIGQIPIYYNVKNTGRPLDLNQKYTSKYLDVENDALYPFGYGLSYTEFKYKNLQIDKKQLHLKDSLIVSIEVENTGPFDATETVQLYIQDKIGSITRPVKELKGFKKIYLKKGETKQVKFTIREPMLRFYNESLKFKSESGEFQIFIGKNSRDLENTYFHLILP; this comes from the coding sequence ATGAAAATACAATTCACCATCCGAAATTTTCTTTTCCTTTTATTTTACTTCCTTGTTTTTAAAACTGAATGTCAGGTATCACAAAGTAAAATGGATCTTTTTATCGAAGGTCTTATGAAAAAAATGACACTTGAAGAAAAGATAGGTCAATTAAATTTACCATCCATTGGATTTGATATTACCGGACCTTTATTAAGTAAAGATGTTGAAAGTAAAATACAAAAAGGACTTGTAGGAGGTGTTTTTAATACCTACACCGTGAATGCCGTTAAAAAATTACAGGATTTTGCCATTACAAAAACACGTTTAAAAATTCCCTTATTATTTGGTTTTGACGTTATTCATGGACACCGCACAATTTTTCCTATTCCTTTAGGTTTGTCTTGTTCTTGGAATCTGAGTCTTATAGAAAAAACCGCAAATGCTGCAGCTTTAGAAGCAAGTGCAGAGGGATTATGTTGGACCTTTTCACCGATGGTAGATATTTCGAGAGATCCACGATGGGGCCGTGTTTCAGAAGGAGCTGGTGAAGATCCATTTCTTGGATCTATGGTAGCAAATGCATATGTTCAAGGATATCAAGGTAGCCAATTGGATTCTAATTCTACCATTATGGCCTGTGTAAAACACTTCGCACTTTATGGCGCAGCAGAATCAGGACGCGATTATAATACAGTAGACATGAGTCTTGTAAAAATGTATAACGACTATCTCCCACCTTACAAAGCTGCCATTGAAGCTGGTGTTGGTACTGTTATGACTGCATTCAATGAAATCAATGGGATACCTGCTTCTGGAAACAAATGGTTGTTGATGGATTTATTGCGAAATCAATGGAAATTTAATGGATTTGTAGTTACCGATTATACAGCAATTAACGAAATGGTAGCGCACGGATATGGAAATGAAAAAACAGTATGCACGAAAGCTTTGAAAGCTGGAGTTGAAATGGATATGGTTGGTGAATTATACCTAAAACATTTAGCACAATTAGTCAAAGAAAAAAAAATAAAGCATTCGGAAATTAATCGCGCCTGCAAACTCATTTTAGAAGCTAAATACAAACTTGGACTTTTCTCTGATCCCTATAAATTTATTCGAAGTGAAAAGGAAAAAACAGAAATCAGAACCGCTGATAAACTTGCTTTAAGTTTAGAAGCCGCTATAGAAAGTATGGTTCTCTTAAAAAACAAAAACCAGATTCTCCCTTTAAAGAAAGATCAAAAAATCGCATTTATAGGACCCTTTGTTAAAGATAAAAGAAACTTAATAGGAAATTGGAGTGGTGCGGGTGATTTTAAACTCGCTGTCAGTGTGTGGGAAGCATTGGAACAAAATATTGGCTTGCAAAATATTGTATACGCAAAAGGATGTAATGTATTAGAAGATGAAAAGTTAATTAAAAAATTAAATGAACATGACGGTCAAATAATATTAGAGAAACATTCTCCAGAGGCGTTAATTTTAGAAGCCATCGAAACATCCAAATCTGCGGATGTGATCGTAGCGATGTTGGGTGAAACTTTTGGGATGTCTGGTGAGGCTGCTTCAAGATCTGATATCCGTTTACCTGAAAATCAGATAAACTTATTAAAAGCACTTAAAAAAACCGGAAAGCCAATTGTTTTGTTGCTCATGAATGGTCGGCCTCTTTGTCTGGAATGGGAAGATGAACATATGGAAGGAATACTTGAAACCTGGTTTGCAGGTTCTCAAGCCGGGGAAGCTATTTATAAAGTATTGTATGGTGAAGCCATTCCATCTGGAAAAATCACAATGAGCTTTCCAAGAAATATCGGTCAAATTCCGATATATTATAATGTTAAAAATACAGGTCGCCCATTAGATTTAAATCAAAAATATACTAGTAAATATCTGGATGTTGAAAATGATGCTTTATATCCGTTTGGTTATGGACTTAGCTATACTGAATTTAAGTATAAAAATTTACAAATTGACAAAAAGCAATTGCATCTTAAGGATAGTTTAATCGTTTCCATTGAAGTTGAAAATACAGGTCCCTTTGATGCCACAGAAACTGTTCAGCTTTATATACAAGACAAAATAGGTAGCATTACCAGACCTGTAAAAGAACTCAAAGGATTTAAAAAAATTTACCTAAAAAAAGGAGAAACTAAACAGGTTAAATTTACCATACGGGAACCTATGTTGCGATTTTATAATGAATCCCTAAAATTTAAATCAGAATCCGGAGAATTTCAGATTTTTATAGGAAAAAATTCACGCGACCTAGAAAATACTTATTTTCATTTAATTTTACCTTAG
- a CDS encoding GNAT family N-acetyltransferase — protein MDFKLRPWTIDDLSSLVKYANNFKIAKNLTDKFPFPYTEAHGKGFIEFALKDNPLRVMAIDIDGVASGGIGIHPQEDIQRKNAELGYWLAEPYWGNGIISKAIPFMLRYGFENWDIDRIFARPFESNFASQRVLEKTGFKKEARLEKTLFKNNEYLDEIIYGIRRNDFIKL, from the coding sequence ATGGATTTCAAATTAAGACCCTGGACTATAGATGATCTTTCGAGTTTGGTAAAATACGCAAATAATTTTAAGATTGCAAAAAATCTCACGGACAAATTTCCTTTCCCCTACACGGAAGCACATGGAAAAGGATTTATTGAATTTGCTCTTAAGGACAATCCCTTACGGGTAATGGCTATTGATATTGACGGAGTTGCATCTGGAGGCATTGGCATTCATCCTCAAGAAGACATACAACGTAAAAATGCAGAATTAGGATATTGGCTTGCAGAACCCTATTGGGGCAATGGTATAATAAGTAAAGCAATTCCATTCATGTTGCGTTATGGTTTTGAAAATTGGGACATTGACCGCATTTTTGCAAGACCTTTTGAATCCAATTTTGCATCACAACGGGTTCTTGAAAAAACAGGATTCAAAAAAGAAGCCAGACTTGAAAAAACATTATTTAAAAATAATGAATATCTTGACGAGATTATTTATGGAATACGACGGAATGATTTTATCAAATTATAA
- a CDS encoding glycoside hydrolase family 97 protein encodes MKVLINSIFLVLMVTQNLSAYQFFNIFSPDNKVQLNLQLSKEGSISYSLFMDTKVLIKKGQLGLKLAEGISFDEGFEIQKIDTLSISKKWEPVWGEEKTIEENSMSMLVTLKQAKADNRIFQIEFRLSNDGLGFRYIFPSQKGLYNFIITDELTSFPLTGNHKAFWIPGDYDTNEYIYTNSALSDIHALKEKKENGIAFKWIISDSAVQTPLTMKTKEGLYMSIHEAALVNYPAMNLEVNRNNYNLKAHLVPDCNGNKAYLHAGSKSPWRVILLARKASSLLTNRIILNLNEPSKIKNTDFIKPGKFIGVWWELHIGKSSWDYSGQWGWEIPYEELKPSGKHGATTENVIKYIDFASKNKIPYVLVEGWNLGWEDWFGSWKEHVFHFSKPYPDFDIDKISQYAKSKNVKMIMHHETSSAVTDYERQMDSAFLFMKKYNYGGIKSGYVGKIIPRGEHHDGQWMINHYIRVAEKCAHYEFMLDAHEPVRPTGLHRTYPNWMACEAARGNEFNAWSVGNPPDHETILPFTRLLGGPMDYTPGIFQIKMNAYDPKKTEQVHTTLSKQLALYVTLYSPFQMAADLPENYEKYADAFQFIKDVPTDWDSTIVLDAEPGDYIYLARKEKNSINWFIGAITDEKARDYTIAFDFLQANKKYLATIYRDSETADWEKNPMDYKIDQKKINKKDKLKIHLAPGGGCAISIKEIIE; translated from the coding sequence ATGAAAGTACTTATAAATTCTATTTTTTTAGTTTTAATGGTTACTCAAAACCTATCAGCATATCAATTTTTTAATATCTTCTCTCCAGACAATAAAGTACAACTTAACCTTCAGCTATCAAAGGAAGGATCCATCTCGTATTCTTTATTTATGGATACTAAGGTACTTATTAAAAAAGGCCAATTAGGCTTAAAATTAGCAGAAGGTATTTCCTTTGATGAAGGATTTGAAATTCAAAAAATTGACACTTTAAGTATATCCAAAAAATGGGAACCTGTTTGGGGTGAAGAAAAAACGATTGAAGAAAACAGCATGAGTATGCTGGTAACTCTAAAACAAGCCAAAGCTGATAATAGAATCTTCCAAATTGAATTTCGATTATCAAATGATGGTTTAGGCTTTCGATATATATTCCCAAGTCAAAAAGGATTATACAATTTTATTATTACGGATGAACTAACAAGCTTTCCATTAACTGGAAATCACAAAGCATTTTGGATACCTGGTGATTATGATACAAACGAATATATTTATACGAACTCTGCGCTCAGTGATATTCATGCATTAAAAGAAAAAAAAGAAAACGGAATTGCTTTTAAATGGATCATAAGTGATAGTGCAGTACAGACACCTTTGACTATGAAAACGAAGGAAGGTTTGTATATGAGTATCCATGAAGCGGCATTGGTCAATTACCCTGCAATGAATCTTGAAGTAAATCGAAACAATTACAATCTAAAAGCGCACCTCGTTCCAGATTGCAATGGGAACAAAGCGTATTTACATGCTGGATCAAAATCTCCCTGGCGCGTAATCCTACTAGCACGAAAAGCAAGTAGTTTACTTACGAATCGGATAATTTTAAATTTAAATGAACCTTCAAAAATTAAAAATACAGATTTTATTAAACCTGGAAAATTTATTGGTGTATGGTGGGAATTACATATCGGTAAAAGTAGCTGGGATTATAGTGGCCAATGGGGTTGGGAAATACCATATGAAGAATTAAAGCCATCAGGCAAACATGGAGCAACCACAGAAAATGTAATAAAGTATATTGACTTTGCTTCAAAAAATAAAATTCCTTATGTACTTGTTGAAGGTTGGAATTTAGGTTGGGAAGATTGGTTTGGTTCGTGGAAAGAACATGTTTTTCATTTCTCAAAACCATATCCAGATTTTGATATTGATAAAATCAGTCAATATGCAAAATCAAAAAATGTAAAAATGATAATGCATCATGAAACATCCAGCGCTGTAACGGATTATGAACGACAAATGGATTCTGCATTTTTATTTATGAAAAAATATAATTATGGTGGAATAAAATCTGGATATGTTGGAAAAATTATTCCTCGAGGTGAACATCATGATGGACAATGGATGATCAATCATTATATTCGGGTTGCAGAAAAATGTGCACACTATGAATTTATGTTGGATGCACATGAACCTGTAAGGCCAACTGGATTGCATAGAACATATCCAAATTGGATGGCTTGTGAAGCCGCCAGAGGAAATGAATTCAATGCCTGGAGTGTAGGAAATCCGCCAGACCATGAAACGATCTTACCATTTACTAGATTACTTGGAGGACCTATGGATTACACACCTGGTATTTTCCAAATTAAAATGAATGCTTATGATCCAAAGAAAACAGAGCAGGTGCATACAACCTTATCAAAACAATTAGCTTTGTATGTTACTTTATACAGCCCTTTTCAAATGGCCGCTGATTTGCCTGAAAATTATGAAAAATATGCTGATGCTTTTCAATTTATAAAAGATGTTCCAACAGATTGGGATAGTACGATTGTATTGGATGCAGAACCCGGAGATTATATTTATTTAGCCCGCAAGGAAAAGAATTCTATAAATTGGTTTATCGGAGCAATTACGGATGAAAAAGCAAGAGATTATACAATTGCTTTTGATTTTTTACAAGCAAATAAAAAATATTTGGCTACCATTTATCGCGATTCAGAAACGGCCGACTGGGAAAAGAATCCTATGGATTATAAAATTGATCAGAAAAAAATTAATAAAAAGGATAAATTAAAAATTCATTTGGCTCCAGGTGGAGGTTGCGCAATTAGTATAAAAGAGATTATTGAATAA
- a CDS encoding ZIP family metal transporter translates to MMERFIHFFLDIGPVYSALLATLFTWFVTALGASLVFFFKEINRAIFDTLLGFTGGVMIAASFWSLLAPSIEMSEKLYPGWEWMPAAIGFVSGALFVFILDKLTPHLHINFGIEEQEGMPTKWHQSTLLILAITLHNIPEGLAVGVLFGAAAEAADPAMVSSAIALAIGIGIQNFPEGMAISMPLRRQGVSRFKSFWYGQLSAVVEPIAGVLGAVAVIYIQEVLPFALAFAAGAMIFVVVEEVIPETQRDKYTDIAVLGFIAGFTVMMILDVALG, encoded by the coding sequence ATGATGGAACGATTTATTCATTTTTTTCTAGACATTGGACCTGTATATTCAGCACTTCTGGCAACTCTTTTTACCTGGTTTGTAACCGCATTGGGTGCGTCCTTAGTATTCTTTTTTAAAGAAATTAACCGAGCCATATTTGATACGTTATTAGGTTTTACTGGCGGAGTTATGATTGCGGCAAGCTTCTGGTCACTCCTTGCACCCTCCATTGAAATGTCGGAAAAACTTTATCCAGGATGGGAGTGGATGCCTGCTGCCATAGGATTTGTTTCCGGAGCATTATTTGTTTTTATTTTAGATAAACTCACTCCGCATTTGCATATCAATTTTGGTATTGAAGAACAGGAAGGAATGCCAACCAAATGGCATCAAAGTACCTTGTTAATATTGGCAATAACCCTTCATAATATACCAGAAGGTCTTGCCGTGGGTGTTTTATTTGGTGCAGCAGCTGAAGCAGCAGACCCAGCCATGGTTTCATCTGCCATTGCATTAGCTATTGGAATTGGTATTCAAAATTTTCCAGAAGGAATGGCAATTTCAATGCCATTAAGAAGACAGGGCGTAAGTAGATTTAAAAGTTTTTGGTATGGACAGTTATCCGCAGTCGTAGAACCTATTGCAGGTGTCCTGGGTGCAGTAGCAGTCATTTATATACAAGAAGTCCTTCCCTTTGCACTGGCTTTTGCTGCAGGGGCAATGATATTTGTAGTAGTAGAAGAAGTAATTCCAGAAACACAAAGGGATAAATATACAGATATCGCTGTTTTAGGATTTATTGCAGGCTTTACCGTTATGATGATTTTGGATGTCGCCCTGGGTTAA
- a CDS encoding DUF3131 domain-containing protein yields MTFCWGLHEAYRSLFLFLSVFINACDSTNDLTNPPTSLNLELIDCYADQKSLNKLVFDVNLNTTLRLVFSEALDSSSVKNNLYIWKDNRIATSYQFNLTESDSVLIVKFDSSLIPFSKYFIDIRKNLSATTKHILYSDLSRSFITSPDTTDKFNRLDIQTLLDTIQQASFRYFWDFAHPVSGLIRERNTSADIVTTGGSGFGIMGIVIATERGWISRSEVVDRILKIMNFIETKVQKYHGVLPHWLNGSSGTIIPFSTNDNGGDLVETSYFVAGLLTARQYFNSNDIKEESLRTTINKFYDEVEWDWYQKNGQNALYWHWSPDKQWILNFQIQGWNEALIVYILAASSNTHAIQADVYHESWARNGKIKNGNSYFQIELPLGPPNGGPLFFSHYSFLGIDPMGLKDRYADYELQVTNHSLINYKYCISNPRGYYGYSSSCWGLTASDVPGGYSANEPNNDKGVISPTAAISSIPFTPNESKQALEFFYYKWGNRLWNNFGFIDAFSLHHYWFAQSTLAIDQGPILIMIENHRSKLIWNQFMSCNEIKRGMESLGFSSPHF; encoded by the coding sequence ATGACTTTCTGTTGGGGTTTACACGAGGCTTATAGATCCCTATTCTTATTTCTTTCTGTATTTATAAATGCATGTGATTCAACGAATGACTTAACAAATCCACCAACAAGCTTAAATCTAGAATTAATAGATTGTTATGCAGATCAGAAATCCTTAAATAAACTCGTATTTGATGTCAATTTAAATACCACATTGAGATTGGTTTTTTCTGAAGCATTAGATAGTTCTAGTGTTAAAAATAATCTTTATATTTGGAAAGATAATCGGATCGCAACCTCGTATCAATTTAATTTAACAGAAAGTGACTCTGTGCTTATTGTAAAATTTGATTCCTCATTAATACCATTTTCAAAATATTTTATAGATATTAGAAAAAACCTAAGCGCTACAACAAAACATATTTTGTATTCAGATCTTAGCAGGTCATTTATTACTTCACCAGATACAACAGATAAATTTAACCGATTAGATATACAAACCCTCTTGGACACGATACAACAAGCAAGTTTTAGATATTTTTGGGATTTTGCTCATCCTGTTAGTGGACTTATTAGAGAGCGAAATACATCTGCCGATATAGTAACCACAGGTGGTAGTGGATTTGGTATTATGGGTATTGTGATTGCAACAGAGCGTGGTTGGATTAGTCGATCCGAAGTCGTTGATCGCATCCTTAAAATCATGAATTTTATTGAAACTAAAGTACAAAAATATCATGGTGTTTTGCCCCATTGGTTAAATGGTTCAAGTGGAACCATCATTCCATTCAGTACAAATGATAATGGTGGTGACCTCGTAGAAACATCTTATTTTGTTGCTGGACTCTTGACTGCAAGGCAATATTTTAACTCCAATGACATAAAAGAGGAAAGCCTAAGAACTACGATAAATAAATTTTATGATGAAGTTGAATGGGATTGGTATCAAAAAAATGGACAGAATGCATTATACTGGCATTGGAGTCCAGATAAACAATGGATCCTGAATTTTCAAATTCAAGGCTGGAATGAAGCACTCATTGTTTATATTCTGGCTGCTTCTTCAAACACACATGCAATTCAAGCGGATGTGTATCATGAATCTTGGGCAAGAAATGGAAAAATAAAAAATGGAAATTCTTATTTTCAAATAGAGCTTCCATTGGGCCCACCTAATGGAGGACCCTTGTTTTTCTCACATTATTCATTTCTAGGAATAGATCCAATGGGATTAAAAGATCGGTATGCTGATTATGAATTACAAGTAACCAACCACAGTCTTATAAATTACAAATACTGCATATCAAATCCTAGAGGATATTATGGTTATAGTTCTTCATGCTGGGGATTGACAGCAAGTGATGTGCCCGGTGGATATTCTGCAAATGAGCCAAATAATGACAAAGGTGTTATTTCACCAACAGCCGCAATTTCTTCTATTCCTTTCACACCCAATGAATCAAAGCAAGCACTAGAATTTTTTTATTATAAATGGGGAAATCGCTTGTGGAATAATTTTGGTTTCATAGATGCATTTAGTTTACACCATTATTGGTTTGCACAATCCACGCTCGCCATTGATCAAGGTCCAATTTTAATTATGATAGAAAATCACAGAAGCAAATTAATTTGGAATCAATTCATGAGCTGTAATGAAATAAAACGAGGCATGGAATCATTAGGCTTTTCAAGTCCACATTTTTAA
- a CDS encoding beta-glucosidase, producing MKNPALKHPKKRFKINYFIAIGIGLCVFVISFCSIQLKPGFIPKKMDDDTLLELVQRQTFSYFWDFAHPVSGLSRERSNVTDYGPEVITIGGSGFGVMSIIVATNRKWITRDTAVTQLLKILRFLQKADSYHGIFPHWLNGETGKVFPFSSYDDGADLVETSYLFQGLLCVRQYFNAENPNEIELRNQINNLWHRANWNWHTNGTKDSLYWHWSPKFGWKMNFPIKGYNECLITYILAASSPSFPIDPSLYHNCWTNSSFFKNGKSFYNYILPLGFDFGGPLFFAHYSFLGLDPRGLKDRYSNYWLQNQNHSLINFQYCQANPKAFPLYGSTCWGLTASDTRNGYSAHSPTNDLGVISPTAALSSFPYTPKESMDALRFFYYKLGNQLWSPFGFKDAFSTDLTWIAESHLAIDQGPIIIMIENYRTALLWDLFMSCPEIQNGLKTLNFTRDSI from the coding sequence ATGAAAAATCCAGCATTAAAACATCCAAAAAAACGTTTCAAAATTAATTATTTTATTGCGATTGGAATTGGACTTTGTGTTTTTGTAATCTCGTTTTGTTCAATTCAATTAAAGCCAGGTTTTATTCCAAAAAAGATGGATGACGATACTTTATTAGAGCTCGTTCAAAGACAGACATTCAGCTATTTTTGGGATTTTGCGCACCCTGTTAGTGGTCTAAGCAGGGAACGCAGTAATGTGACAGATTATGGCCCAGAAGTAATAACGATTGGTGGTTCTGGTTTTGGTGTAATGTCTATAATTGTTGCTACAAATCGAAAATGGATTACCCGAGATACCGCAGTTACACAATTATTGAAAATTTTGCGATTTCTTCAAAAAGCAGATTCCTATCATGGGATATTTCCTCATTGGTTAAATGGTGAAACTGGGAAAGTATTTCCATTTAGCAGCTATGATGATGGTGCAGATTTAGTTGAAACGTCTTATTTATTCCAAGGTTTACTTTGCGTTCGACAATATTTTAATGCAGAAAATCCAAACGAAATTGAACTCAGAAATCAAATTAATAATTTGTGGCATCGGGCAAATTGGAATTGGCATACAAACGGGACTAAAGATAGTTTATACTGGCATTGGAGTCCTAAATTTGGTTGGAAAATGAATTTTCCTATTAAAGGGTATAATGAATGTTTAATTACTTACATATTAGCAGCTTCATCACCTAGTTTTCCAATTGATCCTAGTCTATACCATAACTGCTGGACAAATAGTTCGTTTTTTAAAAATGGAAAATCTTTTTACAATTATATATTACCACTAGGGTTTGATTTTGGCGGACCCTTGTTTTTTGCACATTATTCATTTCTTGGGCTTGACCCAAGAGGTCTAAAGGATCGCTATTCAAATTATTGGCTCCAAAACCAGAACCACAGTTTGATTAATTTCCAATATTGTCAGGCGAATCCAAAAGCGTTTCCATTGTATGGTTCTACTTGCTGGGGTTTGACCGCCAGCGATACCCGCAATGGCTATTCGGCACATTCACCTACCAATGACCTTGGTGTCATTTCCCCAACAGCTGCATTGTCTTCATTTCCTTACACTCCGAAAGAATCTATGGATGCACTTCGATTTTTCTATTATAAACTTGGAAATCAACTTTGGAGTCCTTTTGGATTTAAAGATGCATTTAGTACAGACCTTACATGGATAGCTGAATCTCATCTTGCGATTGACCAAGGACCGATCATCATTATGATAGAGAATTATCGAACAGCTTTACTTTGGGATCTGTTTATGAGTTGCCCTGAAATACAAAACGGACTTAAAACGTTAAATTTTACCAGAGATTCTATATAA